A single window of Haemorhous mexicanus isolate bHaeMex1 chromosome 28, bHaeMex1.pri, whole genome shotgun sequence DNA harbors:
- the SP2 gene encoding transcription factor Sp2 isoform X1 produces the protein MEGREQPHKIPGKTRIFQAGNGEIWGWEWEDIRVETGRFHPGKRKILGWNWGDFGSLGTPALKLGSASFGGLLLQPRLCWNSGNEGNPGILPGASLGNQPKPKPRGEARGTAWLPLLPSAPDSQPSPLALLAATCSKIGPPAVEAAAAPPAPPQPTPRKLVPIKPAPLPLGSAKSSIGILSSKGNLFQIQGSQVGTSYPGGQLVFAIQNAAVLNKGSRSSSSSSSSSSSSSSNIQYQAVQPAGAQTIQVQPNQIQIIPGTNQAILTPSSSSHKPVPIKPAPAQKAAGAGGVVKLPGGANVTLTLPPALVSPEAGGQAQLLTDSPSKGGKKPRKKAGSPGQPAAVAVAEQVETVLIETTAENIIQAGSNLLIVQSPGSGQPAVVQQVQVVQPKQESQVVQIPQQALRVVQAASATLPTVPQKPSQNFQIQAAEPTPTQVYFKTPSGELQTVLLQEASSIPVPSCGSPGTPGTAPGTAPGTGPARRPAPRKERPLPKIAPAGGILSLSAAQLAAAAQAMQTININGVQVQGVPVTITNSAGQQQLTVQNVSGNNVTISGLSPTQIQLQMEQALSGDIQPGEKRRRMACTCPNCKDGDKRPGDPGKKKHICHIPECGRTFRKTSLLRAHVRLHTGERPFVCNWVFCGKRFTRSDELQRHARTHTGDKRFECAQCQKRFMRSDHLTKHYKTHLVTKNL, from the exons ATGGAAGGGAGGGAACAGCCGCACAAAATCCCTGGGAAAACGAGGATATTTCAGGCTGGGAACGGGgagatttggggctgggaatgggaagatATCAGGGTGGAAACAGGAAGATTTCACCCTGGGAAAAGGAAGATTTTGGGCTGGAACTGGGGAGATTTTGGTTCTCTGGGCACACCTGCTTTGAAGTTGGGCTCTGCCAGCTTTGgggggctgctcctccagccgAGGCTGTGCTGGAATTCAGGAAATGAGGGAAATCCAGGAATTCTCCCGGGGGCTTCCCTTGGGAACCAACCCAAGCCCAAACCCCGGGGAGAAG ctcgAGGGACAGCATGGCTGCCACTGCTGCCGTCAGCCCCA GActcccagccctctcccctggccctgctggcagccacatGCAGCAAGATCGGTCCCCCCGCCGTGGaagccgccgccgcgccgccggcgcctccccagcccacccctCGCAAGCTGGTGCCCATCAAACCCGCCCCGCTGCCCCTGGGCTCGGCCAAGAGCAGCATCGGCATCCTGTCCTCCAAGGGGAACCTCTTCCAGATCCAGGGCTCCCAGGTGGGCACCTCCTACCCCGGGGGACAGCTGGTTTTCGCCATCCAGAACGCGGCCGTGCTCAACAAAGGCTCgcgctcctcttcctcctcctcctcctcctcgtcctcctcctcctccaacaTCCAGTACCAGGCGGTGCAGCCCGCCGGGGCTCAGACCATCCAGGTGCAGCCTAACCAGATCCAGATCATCCCAGGCACCAACCAGGCCATCCTCACgccctcctcttcctcgcaCAAGCCCGTGCCCATCAAGCCAGCCCCGGCGCAGAaggcggcgggagcgggcgGCGTGGTCAAACTGCCCGGGGGTGCCAACGTCACCCTGACGCTGCCACCCGCCCTGGTGAGCCCCGAGGCGGGCGGGCAGGCCCAGCTGCTCACGGACAGCCCTTCCAAAGGCGGCAAAAAGCCCCGGAAAAAGGCCGGGTCCCCCGGGCAGCCCGCCGCCGTGGCCGTGGCCGAGCAGGTGGAGACGGTGCTGATCGAGACCACGGCCGAGAACATCATCCAGGCCGGCAGCAACCTGCTGATCGTGCAGAGCCCCGGCTCGGGGCAGCCCGCCGTGGTGCAGCAGGTGCAGGTGGTGCAGCCCAAGCAGGAGTCGCAGGTGGTGCAGATCCCGCAGCAGGCGCTGCGCGTGGTGCAGGCGGCCTCGGCCACGCTGCCCACCGTGCCCCAGAAACCCTCCCAGAACTTCCAGATCCAGGCGGCCGAGCCCACCCCCACCCAG gTGTACTTCAAGACCCCCTCCGGCGAGCTGCAGAccgtgctgctgcaggaggccTCGTCCATCCCGGTGCCGTCCTGCGGCAGCCCCGGCACCCCCGGTACCGCCCCCGGCACCGCCCCCGGCAccggccccgcccgccggccGGCCCCGCGCAAGGAGCGGCCGCTGCCCAAGATCGCCCCGGCCGGCGGCATCCTGAGCCTGAGCGcggcacagctggcagcagctgcccaggccaTGCAGACCATCAACATCAACGGCGTGCAGGTGCAGGGCGTGCCCGTCACCATCACCAACAGCGCAG gccagcagcagctgacgGTGCAGAACGTGTCCGGCAACAACGTGACCATCAGCGGGCTGAGCCCCACCCAGATCCAGCTGCAGATGGAGCAGGCGCTCTCGGGGGACATCCAGCCGGGcgagaagaggaggaggatggccTGCACCTGCCCCAACTGCAAGGACGGCGACAAGCG GCCGGGCGATCCCGGGAAGAAGAAGCACATCTGCCACATCCCCGAGTGCGGGCGGACGTTCCGCAAGACGTCGCTGCTGCGGGCGCACGTGCGGCTGCACACGGGCGAGCGCCCCTTCGTCTGCAACTGGGTGTTCTGCGGCAAGCGCTTCACGCGCTCCGACGAGCTGCAGCGGCACGCGCGCACCCACACAG gtgaCAAACGCTTCGAGTGCGCGCAGTGCCAGAAGCGCTTCATGCGCTCCGACCACCTGACCAAGCACTACAAGACCCACCTGGTCACCAAGAACTTGTAG
- the SP2 gene encoding transcription factor Sp2 isoform X2, whose translation MAATAAVSPSEYLQPAASAAQDSQPSPLALLAATCSKIGPPAVEAAAAPPAPPQPTPRKLVPIKPAPLPLGSAKSSIGILSSKGNLFQIQGSQVGTSYPGGQLVFAIQNAAVLNKGSRSSSSSSSSSSSSSSNIQYQAVQPAGAQTIQVQPNQIQIIPGTNQAILTPSSSSHKPVPIKPAPAQKAAGAGGVVKLPGGANVTLTLPPALVSPEAGGQAQLLTDSPSKGGKKPRKKAGSPGQPAAVAVAEQVETVLIETTAENIIQAGSNLLIVQSPGSGQPAVVQQVQVVQPKQESQVVQIPQQALRVVQAASATLPTVPQKPSQNFQIQAAEPTPTQVYFKTPSGELQTVLLQEASSIPVPSCGSPGTPGTAPGTAPGTGPARRPAPRKERPLPKIAPAGGILSLSAAQLAAAAQAMQTININGVQVQGVPVTITNSAGQQQLTVQNVSGNNVTISGLSPTQIQLQMEQALSGDIQPGEKRRRMACTCPNCKDGDKRPGDPGKKKHICHIPECGRTFRKTSLLRAHVRLHTGERPFVCNWVFCGKRFTRSDELQRHARTHTGDKRFECAQCQKRFMRSDHLTKHYKTHLVTKNL comes from the exons ATGGCTGCCACTGCTGCCGTCAGCCCCAGTGAGTACCTGCAgcccgccgcctccgccgcccAG GActcccagccctctcccctggccctgctggcagccacatGCAGCAAGATCGGTCCCCCCGCCGTGGaagccgccgccgcgccgccggcgcctccccagcccacccctCGCAAGCTGGTGCCCATCAAACCCGCCCCGCTGCCCCTGGGCTCGGCCAAGAGCAGCATCGGCATCCTGTCCTCCAAGGGGAACCTCTTCCAGATCCAGGGCTCCCAGGTGGGCACCTCCTACCCCGGGGGACAGCTGGTTTTCGCCATCCAGAACGCGGCCGTGCTCAACAAAGGCTCgcgctcctcttcctcctcctcctcctcctcgtcctcctcctcctccaacaTCCAGTACCAGGCGGTGCAGCCCGCCGGGGCTCAGACCATCCAGGTGCAGCCTAACCAGATCCAGATCATCCCAGGCACCAACCAGGCCATCCTCACgccctcctcttcctcgcaCAAGCCCGTGCCCATCAAGCCAGCCCCGGCGCAGAaggcggcgggagcgggcgGCGTGGTCAAACTGCCCGGGGGTGCCAACGTCACCCTGACGCTGCCACCCGCCCTGGTGAGCCCCGAGGCGGGCGGGCAGGCCCAGCTGCTCACGGACAGCCCTTCCAAAGGCGGCAAAAAGCCCCGGAAAAAGGCCGGGTCCCCCGGGCAGCCCGCCGCCGTGGCCGTGGCCGAGCAGGTGGAGACGGTGCTGATCGAGACCACGGCCGAGAACATCATCCAGGCCGGCAGCAACCTGCTGATCGTGCAGAGCCCCGGCTCGGGGCAGCCCGCCGTGGTGCAGCAGGTGCAGGTGGTGCAGCCCAAGCAGGAGTCGCAGGTGGTGCAGATCCCGCAGCAGGCGCTGCGCGTGGTGCAGGCGGCCTCGGCCACGCTGCCCACCGTGCCCCAGAAACCCTCCCAGAACTTCCAGATCCAGGCGGCCGAGCCCACCCCCACCCAG gTGTACTTCAAGACCCCCTCCGGCGAGCTGCAGAccgtgctgctgcaggaggccTCGTCCATCCCGGTGCCGTCCTGCGGCAGCCCCGGCACCCCCGGTACCGCCCCCGGCACCGCCCCCGGCAccggccccgcccgccggccGGCCCCGCGCAAGGAGCGGCCGCTGCCCAAGATCGCCCCGGCCGGCGGCATCCTGAGCCTGAGCGcggcacagctggcagcagctgcccaggccaTGCAGACCATCAACATCAACGGCGTGCAGGTGCAGGGCGTGCCCGTCACCATCACCAACAGCGCAG gccagcagcagctgacgGTGCAGAACGTGTCCGGCAACAACGTGACCATCAGCGGGCTGAGCCCCACCCAGATCCAGCTGCAGATGGAGCAGGCGCTCTCGGGGGACATCCAGCCGGGcgagaagaggaggaggatggccTGCACCTGCCCCAACTGCAAGGACGGCGACAAGCG GCCGGGCGATCCCGGGAAGAAGAAGCACATCTGCCACATCCCCGAGTGCGGGCGGACGTTCCGCAAGACGTCGCTGCTGCGGGCGCACGTGCGGCTGCACACGGGCGAGCGCCCCTTCGTCTGCAACTGGGTGTTCTGCGGCAAGCGCTTCACGCGCTCCGACGAGCTGCAGCGGCACGCGCGCACCCACACAG gtgaCAAACGCTTCGAGTGCGCGCAGTGCCAGAAGCGCTTCATGCGCTCCGACCACCTGACCAAGCACTACAAGACCCACCTGGTCACCAAGAACTTGTAG
- the SP6 gene encoding transcription factor Sp6, whose product MLTAVCGSLGSQPSDAPRASPTHLDLQPLQPFQPHGPAAPGAPDFASPLPPPELPLPGPDDAAFAAAGAYEPHGPPRLELPPDGPAAPGAYAKLLPAAPDMAHPYEPWFRPPHPGAPGEEGGGVNWWDLHAGASWMELPPGQGGGLQVPAHPGLPAGLGGYGGAEHQLCAPPAHLLPPPAQHLLAAEGVKALEGPPEPRGPEGEGGGRPKGARRAVPRGGGQAACRCPNCQEAERGGPCPEGAKRKHLHNCHIPGCGKAYAKTSHLKAHLRWHSGDRPFVCNWLFCGKRFTRSDELQRHLQTHTGAKKFSCPVCGRVFMRSDHLGKHMKTHDGGKDGPEPEGKGAGDPSAAKGGKREPEGGTAAPTN is encoded by the coding sequence aTGCTGACGGCGGTCTGCGGCTccctgggatcccagccctCGGACGCGCCCCGCGCCTCCCCGACCCACCTGGACCTGCAGCCGCTGCAGCCCTTCCAGCCgcacggccccgccgcgccggggGCCCCCGACTTCGCctcgccgctgccgccgcccgaGCTGCCGCTGCCGGGGCCCGACGACGCCGCGTTCGCCGCCGCCGGCGCCTACGAGCCCCATGGCCCCCCGAGGTTAGAGCTGCCCCCCgacggccccgccgcccccggagCCTACGCCAAGCTGCTGCCGGCCGCCCCGGACATGGCGCATCCCTACGAGCCCTGGTTTCGGCCCCCGCACCCCGGAGCCCCCGGCGAGGAGGGCGGAGGCGTCAACTGGTGGGACCTCCACGCCGGAGCCAGCTGGATGGAGCTGCCCcccgggcagggcggggggCTGCAGGTGCCCGCGCACCCCGGGCTGCCCGCGGGCCTGGGCGGGTACGGCGGGGCCGAGCACCAGCTCTGCGCGCCCCCCGCCCACCTGCTGCCCCCGCCCGCGCAGCATCTGCTGGCGGCCGAGGGGGTGAAGGCGCTGGAGGGGCCCCCGGAGCCGCGGGGCCCGGAGGGGGAGGGCGGGGGGCGGCCCAAGGGGGCCCGGCGGGCCGTGCCCAGGGGCGGGGGGCAGGCGGCGTGCCGCTGCCCCAACTGCCAGGAGGCCGAGAGGGGCGGCCCGTGCCCCGAGGGGGCGAAGCGCAAGCACCTGCACAACTGCCACATCCCCGGCTGCGGCAAGGCGTACGCCAAGACCTCCCACCTGAAAGCCCACCTGCGCTGGCACAGCGGCGACCGGCCCTTCGTGTGCAACTGGCTCTTCTGCGGCAAGCGCTTCACCCGCTCCGACGAGCTGCAGCGGCACCTCCAGACCCACACGGGCGCCAAGAAATTCTCCTGCCCCGTCTGCGGCCGCGTCTTCATGCGCTCCGACCACCTGGGCAAGCACATGAAGACGCACGACGGGGGCAAGGACGGGCCCGAGCCCGAGGGCAAAGGCGCCGGGGACCCGTCGGCCGCCAAGGGAGGCAAGAGGGAGCCGGAGGGGGGCACGGCCGCCCCCACAAACTGA
- the SP2 gene encoding transcription factor Sp2 isoform X3, giving the protein MEGREQPHKIPGKTRIFQAGNGEIWGWEWEDIRVETGRFHPGKRKILGWNWGDFGSLGTPALKLGSASFGGLLLQPRLCWNSGNEGNPGILPGASLGNQPKPKPRGEARGTAWLPLLPSAPDSQPSPLALLAATCSKIGPPAVEAAAAPPAPPQPTPRKLVPIKPAPLPLGSAKSSIGILSSKGNLFQIQGSQVGTSYPGGQLVFAIQNAAVLNKGSRSSSSSSSSSSSSSSNIQYQAVQPAGAQTIQVQPNQIQIIPGTNQAILTPSSSSHKPVPIKPAPAQKAAGAGGVVKLPGGANVTLTLPPALVSPEAGGQAQLLTDSPSKGGKKPRKKAGSPGQPAAVAVAEQVETVLIETTAENIIQAGSNLLIVQSPGSGQPAVVQQVQVVQPKQESQVVQIPQQALRVVQAASATLPTVPQKPSQNFQIQAAEPTPTQVYFKTPSGELQTVLLQEASSIPVPSCGSPGTPGTAPGTAPGTGPARRPAPRKERPLPKIAPAGGILSLSAAQLAAAAQAMQTININGVQVQGVPVTITNSAAPVTAARDARAWSGP; this is encoded by the exons ATGGAAGGGAGGGAACAGCCGCACAAAATCCCTGGGAAAACGAGGATATTTCAGGCTGGGAACGGGgagatttggggctgggaatgggaagatATCAGGGTGGAAACAGGAAGATTTCACCCTGGGAAAAGGAAGATTTTGGGCTGGAACTGGGGAGATTTTGGTTCTCTGGGCACACCTGCTTTGAAGTTGGGCTCTGCCAGCTTTGgggggctgctcctccagccgAGGCTGTGCTGGAATTCAGGAAATGAGGGAAATCCAGGAATTCTCCCGGGGGCTTCCCTTGGGAACCAACCCAAGCCCAAACCCCGGGGAGAAG ctcgAGGGACAGCATGGCTGCCACTGCTGCCGTCAGCCCCA GActcccagccctctcccctggccctgctggcagccacatGCAGCAAGATCGGTCCCCCCGCCGTGGaagccgccgccgcgccgccggcgcctccccagcccacccctCGCAAGCTGGTGCCCATCAAACCCGCCCCGCTGCCCCTGGGCTCGGCCAAGAGCAGCATCGGCATCCTGTCCTCCAAGGGGAACCTCTTCCAGATCCAGGGCTCCCAGGTGGGCACCTCCTACCCCGGGGGACAGCTGGTTTTCGCCATCCAGAACGCGGCCGTGCTCAACAAAGGCTCgcgctcctcttcctcctcctcctcctcctcgtcctcctcctcctccaacaTCCAGTACCAGGCGGTGCAGCCCGCCGGGGCTCAGACCATCCAGGTGCAGCCTAACCAGATCCAGATCATCCCAGGCACCAACCAGGCCATCCTCACgccctcctcttcctcgcaCAAGCCCGTGCCCATCAAGCCAGCCCCGGCGCAGAaggcggcgggagcgggcgGCGTGGTCAAACTGCCCGGGGGTGCCAACGTCACCCTGACGCTGCCACCCGCCCTGGTGAGCCCCGAGGCGGGCGGGCAGGCCCAGCTGCTCACGGACAGCCCTTCCAAAGGCGGCAAAAAGCCCCGGAAAAAGGCCGGGTCCCCCGGGCAGCCCGCCGCCGTGGCCGTGGCCGAGCAGGTGGAGACGGTGCTGATCGAGACCACGGCCGAGAACATCATCCAGGCCGGCAGCAACCTGCTGATCGTGCAGAGCCCCGGCTCGGGGCAGCCCGCCGTGGTGCAGCAGGTGCAGGTGGTGCAGCCCAAGCAGGAGTCGCAGGTGGTGCAGATCCCGCAGCAGGCGCTGCGCGTGGTGCAGGCGGCCTCGGCCACGCTGCCCACCGTGCCCCAGAAACCCTCCCAGAACTTCCAGATCCAGGCGGCCGAGCCCACCCCCACCCAG gTGTACTTCAAGACCCCCTCCGGCGAGCTGCAGAccgtgctgctgcaggaggccTCGTCCATCCCGGTGCCGTCCTGCGGCAGCCCCGGCACCCCCGGTACCGCCCCCGGCACCGCCCCCGGCAccggccccgcccgccggccGGCCCCGCGCAAGGAGCGGCCGCTGCCCAAGATCGCCCCGGCCGGCGGCATCCTGAGCCTGAGCGcggcacagctggcagcagctgcccaggccaTGCAGACCATCAACATCAACGGCGTGCAGGTGCAGGGCGTGCCCGTCACCATCACCAACAGCGCAG CCCCTGTCACGGCTGCCAGGGACGCCCGAGCCTGGAGCGGCCCTTAG